From one Pseudomonas sp. B21-048 genomic stretch:
- a CDS encoding helix-turn-helix domain-containing protein, translating into MPETRPYQHHYLKAACSNCSVLELCLPIGLTGQEVERLDTLIVQRVKIKKGAALYRAGDPLRSLYAVRIGSFKTSMLSVDGREQVTGFQIPGEMLGLDAISDDRHACSAFALEDSEVCPLHYIQLEKLAQELPSLQHNLNKLLSREIVRDHSLLMMMGNMNSDERLAAFLLNLSQRLSIRGYSSRDFVLKMRREEIGSYLGLRLETICRGIAHLRDQGLVEIAGRNVKVLNLDGLKQLVAGCHRQSPL; encoded by the coding sequence ATGCCTGAAACCCGGCCATACCAACATCATTATCTGAAGGCCGCATGCTCCAATTGCAGCGTCTTGGAGTTGTGCCTGCCGATCGGCTTGACCGGCCAGGAGGTCGAGCGGCTGGATACCCTGATCGTTCAGCGGGTAAAGATTAAAAAAGGTGCCGCCCTGTACCGGGCCGGTGATCCGTTGCGCTCGCTGTATGCGGTACGCATCGGTTCATTCAAGACCAGCATGCTGTCGGTCGACGGCCGCGAGCAGGTGACCGGTTTTCAGATACCCGGCGAGATGCTCGGTCTGGATGCCATCAGCGACGATCGGCACGCCTGCAGTGCCTTTGCCCTTGAGGACAGCGAAGTCTGCCCCCTGCACTACATCCAACTGGAGAAACTCGCCCAGGAACTGCCCTCACTGCAACACAACTTGAACAAGCTCCTGAGCCGGGAAATCGTGCGTGATCACAGCCTGCTCATGATGATGGGCAACATGAACTCCGATGAACGCCTGGCAGCCTTCCTGCTGAACCTATCGCAACGGCTGAGCATTCGCGGGTACTCGTCTAGAGACTTTGTGCTGAAGATGCGCCGTGAAGAGATCGGCTCGTATCTGGGCCTGCGCCTGGAAACCATCTGCCGGGGCATCGCTCATCTGCGGGATCAGGGGTTGGTCGAGATTGCCGGGCGTAACGTCAAAGTCCTGAATCTGGACGGGCTCAAGCAACTGGTCGCCGGCTGTCACCGGCAGTCACCCCTCTGA
- a CDS encoding potassium channel family protein: protein MFSITLINTLVVIVTVVIHYECLLRLNDWLPRLKLWSRFRIVVGVFGAMLAHAIEVWCFALVYYLLVRSGEWGSLSGNFDGSFMDCVYFSFTTFTTIGFGDISPMGQLKYLTGLQALTGLVLISWTASFLFLEMQKYWKSK from the coding sequence ATGTTTTCGATTACGTTAATCAATACGCTGGTGGTGATTGTCACAGTGGTGATCCACTACGAATGCCTGTTGCGCCTGAACGATTGGCTGCCCAGGCTCAAACTCTGGAGCCGCTTCAGGATCGTAGTTGGGGTGTTCGGCGCGATGCTGGCCCATGCGATAGAAGTCTGGTGTTTCGCACTGGTCTATTACCTGCTGGTCCGCTCCGGTGAATGGGGCAGCCTGAGCGGCAATTTCGATGGCTCGTTCATGGACTGCGTGTACTTTTCCTTCACCACTTTTACCACCATCGGTTTTGGCGATATTTCACCCATGGGTCAACTCAAGTACCTGACCGGATTGCAGGCACTGACCGGCCTGGTACTGATCTCCTGGACGGCTTCGTTTCTGTTTCTGGAGATGCAGAAGTACTGGAAGAGCAAATAG
- a CDS encoding BON domain-containing protein, whose amino-acid sequence MNDLKLRRDILDELEFQPHIDAAAIGVAVENGVVSLTGHVRTYAEKIAAERAVKRVKGVHAVAEEIEVRIPGDADVADDVIASRCMDIIQWNVDIPEDQIQVKVQQGWVTLEGEVEWQYQKEDAERAMCKLAGVVGINNLLIVKPKVSLEDVKRRIENAMARNAELDTSHIRVTVEGTTVKLEGCVHLWRERKATEHAAWAVPGVMHVENHILIA is encoded by the coding sequence ATGAACGATTTAAAGTTGCGCCGAGATATTCTCGATGAGCTTGAGTTTCAACCCCACATTGATGCTGCGGCTATAGGTGTCGCTGTAGAAAACGGGGTTGTCAGCCTCACCGGACATGTCCGGACCTACGCTGAAAAAATCGCGGCCGAACGCGCTGTAAAGCGCGTTAAAGGCGTACATGCTGTTGCCGAAGAAATCGAAGTTCGGATACCAGGCGATGCTGATGTCGCAGATGACGTCATAGCGTCCCGCTGCATGGACATCATCCAATGGAATGTTGACATTCCAGAAGACCAGATACAGGTCAAGGTTCAGCAAGGATGGGTCACGCTTGAAGGTGAAGTGGAGTGGCAATATCAAAAAGAAGACGCTGAAAGGGCTATGTGTAAGCTGGCAGGGGTCGTCGGCATCAACAATCTGTTGATCGTCAAACCCAAGGTCAGTCTGGAAGATGTCAAACGCCGCATAGAAAATGCGATGGCGCGAAATGCAGAGCTGGATACCAGCCACATCCGCGTTACGGTGGAGGGAACGACGGTAAAACTCGAAGGCTGCGTTCATCTGTGGCGAGAGCGGAAGGCTACTGAACATGCGGCTTGGGCGGTCCCGGGGGTGATGCATGTGGAAAACCACATACTCATCGCCTGA